The Elaeis guineensis isolate ETL-2024a chromosome 5, EG11, whole genome shotgun sequence DNA segment TCAATGAATAATCCTCTAGTTCTTAATGTATACTCTGTACCTGATGAAGCTAATAGCACTATAGCTACTCTGCCTCTTACAATCTTTATGTCATGCAATGATGGCCTGtagtttttattataaaatagtcaATGTGTCCAATTATATCGTTaacatcaaatttgattttgagaATTCAGATATGTTTTCCTTttgtgatataatttagattaggagACAAAAAGACTTCCTCATGCATCTTTGTATAAATTTTCTGTATCTTCAGACAATTTCATAGCATGACAATCAATAATACAAACAGAACATATGATCCTTCTGCCTTAAATAGCATTTGAATAACCTCTAAAATGCGCTATCCTTTTCTGGCATCCTACTATATGCGATAAGTTAATTATGCCTTCCTATAACATTGTTGAGTATTTATTTAATTAAGAGACAACATTATGAAATAATACTATCAAATGTTTCCTTTTATCTGCGACTGCCGTGCCCTCATTATGCAATATGATAGTTTAAATGGCTGCTTCCAAAATTTAAATAACTGTACAACAAAAAGCCATTTACACTCATCACATTTAAATGGCCATAATGACAGCATGGGCTTGTTAAACAAAGCCATCCAGAAAAGTTAGTCTATCCAATTTCATCCCCTTTATTTTATTTCTCCAGCataatctaattcatatattTTCTTCTCACAGGTAATATCTAGGTGGAGATTGGTAAGGGGCAAGCATTAGGAAATTCTTACTTACTTTATAGTAATTCTCTAGAATATCTACTGAAACCTAATTGTTGACCAGGAATGTAACCGGTCCATAATGTATTTCAAGTCTGCTGAATCTGACTGAAATAGAAAGGTAACACTAATATATAAATCCAGCATATTAAATGTAAGTTCTCACAAAAGGATGAGATCAAAAGATTATGTTTTAACCATTTTAGAGTGTCTTCTATGCTAACCTTCATCTTACGGATGCCAAATGCATTGAGCCGATataaggatccagcaagtatGCCACATATGCCAGGTACAATAGATCTTTTCCAGGATGAAAAGAGTAGCTGAAGATGGTGATAGAAATAAGATCAGTTCCTACTAACAATGAAAAGCTTCAATATCAATAAATAATGGAGAAGTTCTGAAAAAGGCTTGACCTGAAGACCTGCCAGATATATAAATGACTTGTCAGTGAAGTTTAACCCAAATATACGAAATCGTGATGAAACTGGAATGTCAAAATAGAAAGGTACAAAGGCAGCAAATATAAGACCATATGGTCCAGATACCAATGTATTCAAGGAGGGATCTGCAGAAAAAAGAGAACAAACTCCATTTAGAGAACTTAATCATCTGAAAATATCTATAGCACACGCTAAAAAAGTGAAGATGGTATCATATTTTAAGAAAAGGACAATAAAAAAACTATGTAGACACAATCTGAGACTTGAGAATAGATAAATCCAGAAAATACAAGTAACTGACTTCCATGGTAAAAGTAGTATAAGAAAATAATTAATAACAAGAAAATGTTAAGGAAAAACCAAGCAAGTAACTTCATGTGGTCTAGAGGATAAACTGCAAGTCATGGCCAAACAGAAGCAGAATCTAAGCAGCCACTTCAAGCAAATGGACACGTTAGGTATATAGATATTTATCTTTTGgaggatataaagatctattgaTTCCCTCTCTCCTTGAGCATACTGCTGGGAAGGTTCCTTTCACTAGGGGCCATGTAGGAACCCATAGACAATATTCAACCCAGTTGTGAAGGGTTCCTGCTGCAAGATGCCTGCCATCTTAGCCTGACAGGTAGCCACGAGCTTCTATGTGCCGATGCTGCGGTTTTCTACTACCCTACTTCTAATTTGCACTCTTTCAAACATCACCATGCAACCACCCTGCCCTACTTGTCTTGCAAGATGGGCCCCCTTCCCTCACTGTTTGATTGTGGCCCATGCTCTCCAACATtctagaaattcaaaaagaaaaaaaaaaaaaaacaaagtctGCAGGATTCAGAAATCTTGCTCCATCAGATTGCTCAATACCACAGATCTCCATGATATCTCTTCTGGCCTCTCTCTAGCTGATGTCTTCCTCTATCTGTCATGCTCACCTCCTCCCCAACAcccccccccttctctctctctctaagcaTTCTATCCTACCCTCTTTTTTGAATTCTCTCTCTCttgcatgatttatgcatatattGCTGTCTTATATGAACACCACATGGCTATTGTAATGCTATTGGACCAATGCATGTGTACCAGTGTGTGACCATGCATGCCAAGCACAAGTATGACATCATTTGAGCCAGTGCACAGATGACAAGCACTGACATGCAGCACTCTAATCACTGGTCTAGTTACATATGACTAGATCTTGACAAGTTTAAGGAAGAGATGGAAAGCGGTGATCGTCTATCTAATTAATAGTTTACATGCTAATGTTTTGGGATCTAAGATTGCTACCATTTAAGATCtatgatttttctctttttccaagTAGTTTCCCTATATTGGTGGGATTTGGGAGTCCAGGCTCTTCAAAAGAGAAAAGATGGATGGCTGTCATCCCAACAGCCCAAGGATTCAAGTTTTTCTCAAGATGCACATGTTTTTCTTTCAGACCCCAAATTTTTAGGAGTAGAGTGCATGGTTTTTCCCTTTTTCAGAGAGTTCTCTTGTCGTATATAATACAGTACAGAATTAGAAGGGAGTTTTAGATAAACATATATGATTTCATCAAGCAAGAACTTATAAAGCTCTGATAAAAATCCTCTATTTTAATTGGCACATTCTTTTGCTTCTATAGTTTAAGAGAAACATCAAAGATGTGACAAAGTAAAAGAAGAGTGTTGACACGCATGATAAGAGAGAAGCACCGCTTAGAAGGGAGAAGTTCACCCCCCTTCACCCTtcccaaaaaaagaaagaagtgagAATTGTTTTGGAATGGGAGATGGTCTTGAATGTTAAAGGCTGGGCTCACACAAAATCCATCCTTATTCCGCCATTTAATTTCTCTTCATATATCATATTCTTGTGAAAAATGGCAAAGCAAAAAGTTGCAGTTTCACTCTTTGGAGCAGGAATGGGGACCATATTATACTGCAGAAGGACGAGCTTATATGCCAGCATCAGCATGCTATACTTTAGACCTTTCCCATTATGGAGTGTATTAAATAATAACATAGTAGGGGATCAATTGTACACCAAAGACCAATTCTccaaaaggaaaaaaggaaaaagaagacttGTTGGCTAATAAATTAAGATACACTCATGTAATATAAAGTGTATATTGTGAAAAGAGTAAACCTCATGTTACACATGCTATTTGGCTCGCTGCATTATGAAAACTTATGTTCCCATTCCCTGTCTATTTTCATtaattttatcttatattttattactGTACTTCCATCTACTTCCTAAAAGAACCCTGATTGTTAGGTAGCATGTACAGGACCAAAAAACCAACAGCTTAGTCCCCTGCTAGTTCTTGACGAAATCTCACCATTACACAAATCAGGCTAACAAAATTatgtatcatcctttttgatcactGATCAGCCAATATAGCACAACTGGCAGAACAGTGAAATTAGTAAGAGAATATTTGTGCAGAAAAAGGATACATCAAGTCAAATTGACTTAGTAATCCATGCTAGATCATATACATTGGATAACATAAAATAACATGGTTCTTCAAGCTAGCTTACCCTAACGACAATAACAAGTCAAAGAGAAGCAAGTAGCTGATAATGCATACCTTTCAGGTACACCAAAGCCAGGATCTCAAAAACTGATGACACTATCAGAGAAAATAATATGAAAATCTGCATATTTAAACAAAAATGGATAGCAAACTAGTCAGAAAAGGAATGGTAACAAACCTCATTTATAAACACACTACAGACGAATAAAATAAGTTATGAAAGTAGAAAAGTATATCAGGATACACTTGTTGGCATTATTAGCATGATAAATATGAGCATAAACTCTTTGAAACAAAAAAACTTCCATAGTGATTCATCATGAAAATGAGTAAAGTGGGAAAGTAAATTACTTACTGAGTGTTTATTAGAGCCTATCTGTCTCTCAAATACCCTGAAATAATAGAGCAAATATAGTCCAAACATCAACTCTGGTGTTGAAGAAAAAGCAAACACTGAAGGAATGAACCTCCAAAGGCGGAATTTTGGGATAATATCCTGCAATAAAAAAGGACCGTCTTAGTTTACTTAGATTTGGTACTGTAGGACTTTATGAATAACACTAAAAAACATAGTACCATTGTGATACCCTAACCCAGCCCAACCCCGAAAAAAAAAGTCCCGCACGATTTTaaagcaaaaaagaaagaaaaagagaaacaggaggaagaagacttctgatgagagtcttcttcttctcccaaAAGGACTTGATTGGATCCGAAAATCCTAAGCCCCTTCTATAAGATGGAACCCCCTCTCCCTTCCACAGCTATCCACCAATaaatctctcttcctctccttgtttttctccctctttcttcttttcttgttccTGGTCGACCATCACTGTGCCCAATGAAAATGGTGGCCCAAACATCATTAAGGACAAGGTAAGATCTCTTGAGAAACCTTCCTACCATTTTTCCTTGATTTATAAGATGAGATTTTAGTGGTTTATTGCCAATTTTTCTTGGAAAAAATCGGATCTTAGTATGCCATGTTTTTGCCATCCGTGTTGCTAGTGGCGGAGGGTAAGAGGGACCGGGGGGCCACtagccccccccaaaaaaaaatttaaaatattaattatttatatatttatatgtatgatgCCCCCCTAATATTTTAGTTTTACACATATCATGAGTCCATTAACCTTGGGAAAGACCacataattaaattatatattaattttttattgaaaacagCAAATGTTTTTAGAAAAGAATAGTTGTTTATTAATTTTTCAAacttttacattaattttttattgaaaactatatatgtattaaataaataattgttGTTTCCTGCAGCCCAAGGCCATGTCGCTCGCGGCTCGCCAAACCCCAGCGCTTTCCCTGACACCCGTTCTCTCCTACAGGCGAAGACCCAGAGCTAAGAGCTTCCCCTCCCTCCTCTGTCCTCCAGTAGAAGCTTCATCCCTGCGGACCCCACCCAAACGGCCAAAGCCCTCGCTAAAACCTTTCGACACACTGCTCGGCCTATCCGTCGCCTCCTCTCCTGCTCCACTGCACCATCTCCAGCACCGGCATGGTCTCCGCGCCCCTCCTCGCGCTTCGTCCGACCCATCGACTTTGGAAGAGACTAGAGAGCTTTGAAAATGAAAACCCACAGCATGACAGCAAGGTGCCGATGAGTCGGTGACAAGTGAGGTGACTGTTGGCTATTGCTTTGAAATTGAAAACTTTGAAAACCACAGTAAGGAGGGAAAGCTACCAGGTGATATGATTGTTGCGTTAGCCTTTAAGTATTGTGATTTTTTTAAGTCAAACCTTTTCTATCTAAGTATTGACAATTGTGTTGCTTTAAAAACCCACAGCAACTTGCTTATATTCTTTTGggacattataattttttttaattttctaatttatagattaattttaagtattataaattttatgggaAAGCAAAAAGGCTTGATTCTTTCTTTAAAAAGAAAGATATTCAGTTGAATGAAGATGATAGATTATTAGATTCCAATATTAAAATTTCTAAAcctgaaggacatccttccaaATCTCCTAAAATTGAACATAGTCATGATCAGTGTTTTAAAGAATTTGACATTGCTTGTTTAGAACGTGATCCTGGATTACGTCCACAAATATGGgaatatccaataaatcaatgtgATAAAATTCGACGAGCTTATCTTAGAGCAGGACCATACCAACCTCGATTATCCAATTATCCATTATCTGAAAAACAACATCATTTTTAAGCTTCTTGGTTTACACAATTTTCCTCCTGGCTTGAATATTCTCCAAGTAAAGATGCTGCATTTTGTCTTCCTTGTTATCTTTTTAACATAAAACCTAGTGGACGACCTGATTGGGATGTAGTTATAGCtaaggattttaaaaattgaaaaaaagtaAATGATAGAAAAAGATGTGCATTTTTTAATCACATTAGGGAGGATCCTTGCTCACCGCATAACAATGCTCTAAAGTCATGTgctgatttaatgaatcaatttagACATATAGATAAAGTTATGCATGCTCAATGTTCTGAACAAATTCAAAATAATAGATTGTGAGTCAAAACTTCTATTGATGTTGTTCGTTGGCTTGCATTTCAAAGTTGTGCTTTTAGAGGTCATGATGAGACTATTAGCTCAAAAAATCGAAAAAACTTTCTTGAGATGATTAGTCGTTTAGCTTCATACAATGATAAAATTGCAAATGTTATTTTAGAAAATGCACCTATTGCAGCGAAATATACTTCACATGAGATCCAAAAGAGATTTTACATATTCTTGCAAATAAAGTGCGTAATAAGATTCATGAGGATATTggagatttaaaaattttgtattatTGTTGATGAGGCACACGATGAGTCTAAAAAAGAGCAAATAGCTCCAAATTTAAGATTTGTTGATAATGATGGCTTGATAAGAGAACATTTTTTTGATATTGCTCATGTCATTGACACATCTGCATTAACTCTTAAGAACAAGGTATCTTCTATTCTTTTTCATCATTGTCTTGAGATTCAAAACATATGTAGTCAAGAATATGATGGAGCTAGTAACATGCGTGGTGAATGGAAAGGATTACAAGCTTTATTTCTTAATGATTATCTTTATGCATATTATGTGTATTGTTTTGCTCATAGGCTACAGTTGGCTATGGTTGCAGCATCTAGAGAGGTAATTTCTGTATACGAGTTCTTTTCACATTTAACTTTTACTATCAATGTTGTTGGCTCTTCATATAAGCGACATGATGAATTACAAGCTTCTCAAGCAGCTGAAATTGCACATATGTTAGCTATTAATGAACTTGAAACTGGAAAAGGTGCTAATCAAATTGGCACTGTAAAACGAGCTAGTAATACTCGTTGGGGAtctcatttttattctatttgtaGTCTTATAAATATATTTGGTGCAACTTGTTCTGTGCTTGAAATTTTAAAGCAAGATGAATCTACTTATGCTCAAGGGGGGATGCTAATGCAGCTCTTAAAATGATTACatcttttgaatttatttttattttacatatgatgaaaaaaattatgggcATTACTGATATTCTTTATCTTGCTTTACAACAAAAATCACAAGATATTTTGAATGCTATGCATTTAGTTTCAAGCATAAAGGTCCTCATTCAAAAACTTAGAGAAGAtgattggaataatttttttgatagtgtaatattattttctgaaaaatatgattttgatATTCCTAATTTAGATGCTCAATAAATTAAAGGTAGAGGTCGTCGCCAATGAGATCATATCACTGTAGAGCAccattataattttgatatattcaATGCTACTATTGATTTTCAATTGCGGGAATTGAACAATAGGTTTAGTGAGCAGACCATTAAACTTTTAACTCTCAGCTCTGCTTTGGATTCAAAGgatgattataaattttttaatattgatGATATTTACAATCTTGCAGAAAAATATTATCCTTTTGATTTTACTGATCAAGAGAAAATAAGTTTGAGATTCCAATTGAAacattttgattttgaaaaaacAAATCATCCACAGCTTCAAAATTTATCGTCTCTCAGAGttatgccaaaaattaatagAAACAGAAAAATTGAAGACCTTTTATCTTATGGATAGATTAGTTCATCTTATTTTAACTCTTCCAGTATCTACAGTGACAAGTGAAAGAGCATTTTTGGCTATGAAGATCATTAAAACAAAGCTTCgcaataaaataaaagatgaattttttgtagataacttagttatttatatagaaaaaaaaaattacttaaactTTTAGCTCAGATTCAATACTTGATGACTTTGTGGATCTAAAAGAATGTCACATACAATCCAGGTAAAGattttttttaacattttcttttatcTATTGAGATACTAAAATAATACTTTTATTTGTTATAGGTAGCATAAGCATCAATGTGAAAgagattattgagatttttacacaatcaaaatcatttttcagatggtgtaagataattttttttacttatctttgtttatacataaaattaaatatttattgatatttttataatatttttaaatatatatatctttattttattatttattatgaaGTATTTTATTGAAAGAATTACTAATAAATTATTACATTGCCCTCCTAACATTTGATGTGAGGCTCCACCACTTCGTGTTGCCTTGATTTCCAACATCGTCCATCACCATTGAGCACTGGATTGAGGACCCATGGTTGCATTGCCGTGGGCCGCGTCCCCGACCATCCTTTCTCCGCACGACTCCCGTTGGGTTCAAGGAGAAGGggattcaaatgaaaaatcttgtTCACCCCCAAAAcgtaaggagaagaagaaaaaaaagaagagagaagaaaaagagaaaagaaaaagaaagaaaagaaaattttttttcttctctccctttcctctctagtctctctctctattttatctctctagtttctccctcaactttctctctctagaattgtttctctctgtataaaatcTCTCTCTCTAAGATTAGTCCAGTAAAGGACTTTCTTTCGATGATTTTATCGAGCTtagtgaagaatcctgatccacgGTCATCAGATAACATGCCAACACCCACCTTGACCAAAATGGAtaccattagatttgatcatccatgatttttatTAAACCATTTCTACATTAGCTCAATCACGATTTAACCAAATCATCTTGATCAGATCGATCAAGATGTCGGATAGTGTTGCTTGATCTATCATATTCTACCTTATTAATTTGTCTCCTCTGATATTTTCTCTCTAcgtaatttatgaatctaatgaaCCTATCCTATCATCTTGAATCTGAGTTGACTGATAGCCATACTTCAAATCACCCTATTAATCAGACAGCATGTTTGCACCACCCAAGTCTTTATTGAACATTACAAGATCTTGCCCTTATTGGCTTTTATGGAATCCTTGTATGTTAAGCAATTCTTATTGAATAAATCTACTTGATCAAATGGACCCTTGACGGTCAATCGGTGTACCGACATCTATTTTGACTCTTGTTAGGCATTaatagatttgatcatctttGATTTTTGTTAAACCATCTCTATCCCTAGTCTAACTatgaccaaaaaaaattatcttgattAGACTGATTGGGTTGTGGATGCTACCACTTTGCAAATCTTGTATCCGGTGAGTGTATCGAAACTTAGAATTTTTATTAGTTATGGCTTAAAACtgatagaaaaatatattttgaataatagattctAAAGGATGCTTTCAGAATTGATTGAATCTGTCCGTTCAGTGTTTTGTagagataaataataaattatgttttcaagatatttcataatttattttgaaagcaaATAATCAATctttaaattatgcatgatttgaatagagagatttaaaaatttaagatttttgaaatattatggttgattgaTTTATTATGAAATATGCAAATGTTGAATAGAATATATGTTATCttgcaaaaatattttgatacgcATCGGATTTtagctctcagcctaactatgttcaaTGGATATTGCCCATGAGAGTTAAAcattggtattcagtggaccttaTTAATGAAGGTTATACATTGACATTCTAATTATTAAGCTCTGGTCCTGCCGTAGGATATAAGTGTGGTCATAGTTAAGACTGTTAAGTTATATGTGATTTGTTTCGAAATAGATTTATAAGAtttatgtatatgaatatttgaaaggatttgatttgtattaactAGTATGAAATATGTTCTTATGTTTATTCATAGTATTTATTTTCGAACATCATATCTTATTGTAATATCTAAAATGTCTAACTGAAATATTCATTACTTACTAGACTATCGAGCTCAttacctctcttttctttttaaattcaaattcttaATTATGGACATGGATACCGCTTTGGGAGTGAGTTAAAGATAGGAGtcgataaaataaatttattattatatttttataagattattatttgagatgtaattgatgtaaaattatttgaatattgttGAAATTTTATGAAAGATTAAAGTTAActttagttagttaaattttagacttaatttattatgaattccactatgatgcattgatattgtTTTTTGAACGACTTGCttgcttgtggagagagttctccataagtatgcggcggttgccatcaCCTCTAAACTCACGATATTGGATCGGGGGCATGACAACCATCATGGAGAAGATACCAtgtaattatttttgaacttataaAGAGGAATTCCAGATATAATATAATCAAATCTTGGAAGCCCTTACGGAAAGCATACAATTTAAGATCATGGGGTTTCGCCAATCATAAAACAACAAAAATGACTTCCAATCAACTTAGTAACAAACTGCAGATGCCAAACTGCACAAAGAAGGAAACCTTCCTCAGAATGCGCTTAATACTTTTTTGAAGCAATCGAAAGATGGCCAAACTAAAATCATTCCAAATTGCATATGAGACGAGTTAGAGATCTAGTGGAGTGGCAGACAGGACATGACATCAAATCTAAACAAATACAGATAGGCTTCAAACCGGCACTCCGGTAACCAGCGGAAAGAATTACCAACATTCTAAAGACAAAAGCTAACTTCAAATTAAACTCGATAGAAGGAAACTCATCGATTTATCGAGCGAAAAACACAAGAAGTTGAGGGAAAACAAGACAATTTTCAAGAAGACAAAAATAAAGAAGGAATTTTCAAGAAACACAAGAAATTGGGGGAAGAAAAACTGGATCTTTATGgaaaaagaacagaaaaatgtgaaaaaataggattattttaagaaaaaaggaaCCTGAGACGATAATCCGAGCCGTGGAGAACGACCCTGAGCCCCAAATAAGATTGTGAGGAGAGCGCTCGCGATGACGAAGGTCCTCGTAACGGGAGCATTGTCTGGAAGAATTAAATCCCAAAGAACAATAAAGAACCGTGCGTTAAAGGAAATTTCTGCTAAAAAACTAGGAAATATTTATTAGAATAACTGGTTTCAAGAGTTTTGGGGACGGAATTGCTTACGAAACCCAGAGGGTCCGCCGTTCATCTTCGAGAAGGAGGAGAAACCCAACGACGATCGGGGGTTGCCAGGAACGAAAAGGGCATGGAGTAGTCTCCTTTTGCTACCCCCGTCTATTCGGGAAGTATGTGCGTTCACCACACGCTTCTAAGTTGTGACGTTTGCACTCTTCTACGTGGGCCCGTGTGATTCACGTGGGCACATCTTGATGCGCTTGCCATCAGGATTAGAGGTGAAAAACTGAAAATGGATCAAATTGAGACATTTTCATATCCAGATTTATGTTGACTTGCATGAAAATTTGAAtatcaaactaatttttatatccataaaaataaaataattatagatataaataaataattattcaatctttatctgatttttgattctatttataattttatttaattttatataatatttataaatatttaaaaaatacatataactatattaacatgctattaatttgatttgCGATCAACTTAGCAATATCCTTGATttcatagtcataaaatttagttatctaacttatatctatatttatatccatactttcaataTATAACTTGCAttcgtatccatttaaaataaatatctgtatgaatttttgtatccgattaatatccatatccaCACACACCAGTTTTCGACCTGTATTCAATTCAGTTTCAACTCTAATTAGGATGTACTAGCTTGTAGTAACATTTCAAGAGTAATCACAGTTCAAATAATAACTCTTATTTTCATTTGTACTATTTTTAGATAAACTAttatttatttctaaaaattaatttctctTAGTTTTTCTTTTCAAAGATGAACATATTATTTATTGATCAAGCGAACAGCTATTAGAAAAATAACATCACTATTTTATCATACATTGCcacttatttttcattataatatcataatatttcatcaaaaattataatgTCATAATAATAACTTTGTAACGATGGCtactttaatataattaaaaataaaataatatgttttatagataaataataactattattataatgattataatagTCAATGATTACTTTAATGGGTTCTGTTATAATAGAAATAACACTATTGTTAAAACCTTGGATGGCGGATGGGTAGCAGGGATGCGGCCAGGATTTTGTTATGGGAGGGCTTAGATTAAAACATCAATTTAAGTAAGATAATATATAAAATAGTTATTACTGAAAATTAAGTTTTATGTTATTATTAGTgctaataaaatgataataaaacaTAATCCATTTTACATATTACAAATTAGACTTgttagtttaaaagatttttctcattttattttTGAGAGAGATCCAAGGTTCAAGCATGTTTGATTCAAAACGAAGAATCAGCAACGAGAACATGCATGCATTGGTCAAGAGGAGATGAGCAAACCAAGACTTGTTCGTAGTTTTTTACTTATAATATTTATTTCTATATAGAGTATACTTTCTATGCTAGAAAAAGTTCGCAGTTACATTTATCTACTACTAAAAGCATGTACCTGATTTTGAAAGGGTAGCAGCAGAGTGGTTGAAGCAAAACAAACGCCGTATCTGCTCGCCATTCAGAGCCAATTCCTCGATACAAGTCAAAGCACTTGGACCAGATGCACGCCAAGCAACAGAGGAAACAACTCCTTACCATGAGGGTCATCCTGGACCCAACGTGCCTGGGATGATCCAACTACAACATTCATGCCCTCAGAACTACCCAACAATGGCCTGAAAAACCAAGCATCCGATGGATGGAACTTCCAATTGTTGCAAAACCACCAGCGAGATTGTGTTTTTGTTGAAGATATTTGCGCATGGAGATAGTCCTTTTGATTTATCATTTGTTCGTGAGACTAAACCTTGAACATTTGATTCAAGGCTTCATCCAAAAGTACCAATCAAAATGTGTTATTTGGATTCTTTGATAGTACCCAAGATCTTCTCAGTGAATAACTAATATAAGACTAAATATATCTCCACATGGATCCTCACATACTTCCCCCAAGCCCTGGCATCCTCATCAAGTTAAGGATCCAAATCGATGTATCCATTCATAAGCATCACAATTGGCATGTGGTCAGTCCCAATGAACCTGTGCTGCAATATCTCCTAATCCACGTACACTATGAGCTGGATTGACTCTGATACTATGTTTAACCATCCagaatctcatccaaaaagataagtcaaaagatattatttggatttcttgatcctatataaatatccaaaatcTTTCTAATGAATAACTGATATAAAACT contains these protein-coding regions:
- the LOC105045474 gene encoding rhomboid-like protein 20 is translated as MNGGPSGFHNAPVTRTFVIASALLTILFGAQGRSPRLGLSSQDIIPKFRLWRFIPSVFAFSSTPELMFGLYLLYYFRVFERQIGSNKHSIFILFSLIVSSVFEILALVYLKDPSLNTLVSGPYGLIFAAFVPFYFDIPVSSRFRIFGLNFTDKSFIYLAGLQLLFSSWKRSIVPGICGILAGSLYRLNAFGIRKMKFPDIVTSFFSRLSWPSSSSSSQTLSSGNSIGNIPSYPSRHMEGNYPSAARTSVAEASETSVATLVSMGFDSNSARQALIHAGNDINVATNILLEAQSQ